The Candidatus Methylomirabilis sp. genome has a segment encoding these proteins:
- a CDS encoding biotin/lipoyl-containing protein encodes MAYIVSCEGKDYAVEVAREGSRYRVTLDGAPTEVDLRPMGRRLYSLLLGADSYEVDVLAEGSRVALIVSGEAYQVEVVDERERRLRQASSRAEGRAGRQEVSAPMPGKVVAVLVQVGHEVAVGQGLVVIEAMKMENELKATGAGRVAEIRAVAGKTVNGGEVLLVLE; translated from the coding sequence ATGGCGTACATCGTGTCGTGCGAGGGGAAGGACTACGCGGTCGAGGTCGCGCGCGAGGGGTCCCGCTATCGGGTGACCCTGGACGGCGCCCCGACGGAGGTGGACCTCCGCCCCATGGGCCGGCGCCTCTACTCCCTCCTCCTGGGCGCCGACTCCTACGAGGTGGATGTCCTGGCGGAGGGGAGCCGCGTGGCCCTCATCGTGAGCGGTGAGGCCTACCAGGTGGAGGTGGTGGACGAGCGCGAGCGGCGCCTCCGCCAGGCGTCCTCCCGGGCCGAGGGGCGGGCCGGGCGGCAGGAGGTGAGCGCCCCGATGCCGGGGAAGGTGGTCGCGGTCCTGGTCCAGGTCGGCCACGAGGTGGCGGTGGGGCAGGGCCTGGTGGTCATCGAGGCCATGAAGATGGAGAACGAACTGAAGGCCACAGGGGCCGGCCGCGTGGCGGAGATCCGCGCGGTGGCCGGGAAGACGGTGAACGGGGGCGAGGTCCTGCTGGTGCTCGAGTAG
- the accC gene encoding acetyl-CoA carboxylase biotin carboxylase subunit, with protein sequence MFQKILIANRGEIAVRVIRACRELGIRTVAVFSEADRAATHVRFADQAYAIGPAPSAESYLRIDRILEAARASGAEAIHPGYGFLAENPAFPAACEEAGITFIGPSARTLTLCGSKTAARRLAQQAGVPTVPGTDRDLSDEEVTALAPRIGFPLLIKAAAGGGGKGMRVVREPGELPSALRAARSEGQSSFGDSAVYLEKYLERPRHIEMQILADRAGQVVYLGERECSIQRRHQKVVEEAPSPFVDEALRRKIGEAAVAIARAAGYRNAGTVEFLVDRDRSFYFLEVNARLQVEHPVTEMVTGLDLVKAQIAIAAGGPAPVRQEEVRLRGHAIECRIYAEDPFRNFLPSPGRIVTFRRPGGPGVRDDTGVYEGYDVPVHYDPLIAKLITWGESRAEAIQRMRRALQEYIIIGIQTTIPFHRQVMEDPAFLAGEVDTTYVDAVLATLRPPPGRNRKAAIIAAALHAYLQDQEAALARPQGPAAAGSRWLAAARQEAVRRR encoded by the coding sequence ATGTTCCAGAAGATCCTCATCGCCAACCGCGGGGAGATCGCCGTCCGGGTCATCCGGGCCTGCCGGGAGCTGGGCATCCGGACCGTCGCCGTGTTCTCGGAGGCGGACCGGGCCGCCACCCACGTCCGGTTCGCCGACCAGGCCTATGCCATCGGCCCGGCCCCGTCCGCCGAGTCCTACCTCCGGATCGACCGCATCCTGGAGGCGGCCCGAGCGAGCGGCGCCGAGGCCATCCATCCCGGCTACGGGTTCCTCGCGGAGAACCCGGCGTTCCCCGCGGCCTGCGAGGAGGCGGGGATCACCTTCATCGGGCCCTCCGCCCGGACGCTCACCCTCTGCGGCTCCAAGACGGCGGCGCGACGGCTCGCGCAGCAGGCGGGGGTCCCCACCGTCCCGGGGACCGACCGGGACCTCTCCGACGAGGAGGTGACCGCCCTGGCGCCGCGGATCGGCTTCCCCCTCCTGATCAAGGCGGCGGCGGGGGGTGGGGGGAAGGGCATGCGGGTCGTCCGGGAGCCGGGGGAGCTGCCCTCCGCGCTCAGGGCCGCCCGCTCCGAGGGGCAGTCGTCTTTCGGGGATTCCGCGGTCTACCTCGAGAAGTATCTGGAGCGCCCCCGCCACATCGAGATGCAGATCCTGGCGGATCGCGCCGGGCAGGTCGTCTATCTGGGCGAGCGGGAGTGCTCCATCCAGCGGCGGCACCAGAAGGTCGTGGAGGAGGCCCCCTCCCCCTTCGTGGATGAGGCGCTCCGCCGGAAGATCGGGGAGGCGGCCGTGGCCATCGCCCGGGCGGCGGGCTACCGGAACGCCGGGACGGTGGAGTTCCTCGTGGATCGGGACCGGAGCTTCTACTTCCTGGAGGTGAACGCGCGGCTCCAGGTGGAGCACCCGGTGACGGAGATGGTGACGGGGTTGGACCTGGTGAAGGCCCAGATCGCCATCGCGGCGGGCGGGCCGGCGCCGGTCCGGCAGGAGGAGGTCCGGCTGCGGGGGCACGCCATCGAGTGCCGGATCTACGCCGAGGATCCGTTCCGGAACTTCCTCCCCTCGCCGGGGCGGATCGTGACCTTCCGGCGCCCGGGCGGGCCGGGGGTGCGGGACGACACCGGGGTCTACGAGGGGTACGACGTGCCGGTCCACTACGACCCCCTCATCGCCAAGCTCATCACGTGGGGGGAGAGCCGGGCCGAGGCGATCCAGCGGATGCGCCGGGCCCTGCAGGAGTACATCATCATCGGGATCCAGACCACCATCCCGTTCCACCGCCAGGTCATGGAGGACCCGGCGTTTCTGGCGGGGGAGGTGGACACGACCTACGTGGACGCCGTCCTGGCGACCCTGCGGCCGCCCCCCGGCCGCAACCGGAAGGCCGCCATCATCGCCGCCGCGCTCCACGCGTACCTCCAGGACCAGGAGGCGGCGCTCGCCCGGCCGCAGGGACCGGCGGCGGCCGGGAGCCGGTGGCTCGCCGCCGCCCGCCAGGAGGCGGTCCGCCGGCGCTGA
- a CDS encoding response regulator, translating to EVLRRIREIDAEMGVIMVTAVNEEDVGRKALELGAFDYIVKPLDLKYLERSLWYKIATMLLK from the coding sequence GAGGTCCTGCGGCGGATCCGGGAGATTGACGCCGAGATGGGGGTCATCATGGTGACGGCGGTCAACGAGGAGGACGTGGGGCGGAAGGCGCTGGAGCTGGGCGCCTTCGACTACATCGTGAAGCCGCTGGACCTGAAGTACCTCGAGCGCAGCCTCTGGTACAAGATCGCCACGATGCTCCTGAAGTAA